Proteins encoded together in one Streptomyces sp. NBC_01216 window:
- the thiS gene encoding sulfur carrier protein ThiS has product MNLSVNGEPRVLSGPLSLDALVAGLTAAPSGVAAAVNETVVPRGQWPVTMLGEGDRVEVLTAVQGG; this is encoded by the coding sequence ATGAACCTCTCCGTCAACGGGGAGCCGCGTGTGCTCTCCGGTCCCCTCTCCCTCGACGCCCTCGTCGCCGGTCTGACCGCGGCGCCCTCGGGCGTGGCCGCGGCCGTCAACGAGACGGTCGTACCGCGCGGCCAGTGGCCCGTGACGATGCTCGGCGAGGGCGACCGGGTCGAGGTCCTCACCGCGGTGCAGGGGGGCTGA
- the thiO gene encoding glycine oxidase ThiO produces the protein MHPRTGSDVLVIGGGIIGLVTAWRATLRGLRAAVVDPEPGGGAAAVAAGMLAAVTELHYGEETLLGLNLVSARRYPGFVAELQEATGHDVGYRACGTLAVALDADDRAHLRELHTLQTRCGLDSEWLSGRDCRRLEPMLAPGVRGGLRVDGDHQVDPRRLAAALVTACERAGVVFHRSVAERLTVVRDRAAGAALADGTTPAADQVVLAGGSLSGRLTGVPDEVLPPVRPVKGQVLRLTVPPAFAPFLSRTVRAVVRGSHVYLVPRANGELVVGATSEELGWDTTVTAGGVYELLRDAHELVPGITELPLTETRAGLRPGSPDNAPLLGPTALPGLHLATGHYRNGVLLTPVTGDALAEALITGALPDEARPFSPLRFPAAPSLRARQEQLA, from the coding sequence ATGCATCCACGCACAGGATCGGATGTCCTCGTCATCGGGGGCGGGATCATCGGCCTGGTCACGGCCTGGCGGGCGACGCTGCGCGGGCTGCGCGCCGCCGTGGTCGACCCGGAACCGGGCGGCGGGGCCGCCGCCGTGGCGGCGGGCATGCTCGCCGCCGTCACCGAACTGCACTACGGCGAGGAGACCCTGCTGGGCCTCAACCTGGTCTCCGCGCGGCGCTATCCGGGCTTCGTCGCCGAACTCCAGGAGGCCACGGGGCACGACGTCGGCTATCGAGCCTGCGGCACGCTCGCTGTCGCCCTCGACGCCGACGACCGGGCTCACCTGCGGGAACTGCACACCCTGCAGACCCGCTGCGGTCTGGATTCGGAGTGGCTCAGCGGACGCGACTGCCGACGGCTGGAGCCGATGCTGGCACCGGGCGTCCGGGGCGGGCTGCGGGTCGACGGCGACCACCAGGTCGATCCGCGCCGGCTCGCCGCCGCGCTCGTCACCGCCTGCGAACGGGCCGGCGTGGTCTTTCACCGGAGCGTCGCGGAACGGCTGACGGTGGTACGGGACCGGGCCGCGGGCGCGGCCCTGGCGGACGGGACGACACCGGCCGCGGACCAGGTCGTCCTGGCCGGCGGCAGTCTCAGCGGCCGGCTGACCGGCGTACCGGACGAGGTCCTGCCGCCGGTACGACCGGTCAAGGGTCAGGTGCTCCGGCTGACGGTGCCGCCCGCGTTCGCGCCGTTCCTCTCCCGCACGGTCCGGGCGGTCGTCCGCGGCAGCCACGTCTACCTGGTGCCGCGGGCGAACGGCGAACTCGTCGTCGGCGCGACCAGCGAGGAACTGGGCTGGGACACGACGGTGACCGCGGGCGGGGTGTACGAGCTGCTGCGCGACGCCCACGAGCTGGTGCCCGGCATCACCGAACTGCCGCTCACCGAGACACGGGCGGGCCTGCGGCCGGGGTCTCCGGACAACGCGCCGCTGCTCGGGCCGACCGCGCTGCCGGGTCTTCATCTGGCCACCGGCCACTACCGCAACGGGGTGCTGCTCACGCCGGTCACGGGCGACGCGCTGGCCGAGGCGCTGATCACCGGCGCGCTGCCGGACGAGGCCCGGCCCTTCAGCCCGCTCCGGTTCCCGGCCGCACCCTCCCTTCGCGCACGTCAGGAGCAGCTCGCATGA